From Erigeron canadensis isolate Cc75 chromosome 8, C_canadensis_v1, whole genome shotgun sequence, one genomic window encodes:
- the LOC122610295 gene encoding uncharacterized protein LOC122610295: MNALDFLAQLSHVKAINKWTDTSLDQLLELLKGAFPLARLPPSTYETKKIMKKVGLGYRSIHVCKNDCCLFWGKDNQDPQHCPKCKASRWKDANTKGKKVANKVMRYFPLIPRLKRIYSSRYTAKDMTWHATGRCTEDGKLRHPVDGTSWKDFDSMYPAFAAEPQNVRLGLAADSFNPFGNMSTSYSMWPVILTTYNTPPWLCMKETSFMLTLLIPVPKSPGTDIDVFLRPLVAELKTLWSDGVVTKDVVANSFFTMRAMLLWTINDFPARSSLSGWSGQGYMACPTCNKDTPSEPVIGKIEYVGHRIYLDKNHKWRKDKSFNGKWETRDPPGRITNDQIWEKLSNLPPRIPGKHVGKKRKRDPKLEFNWSKRSIFFELEYWSFSSTKA; the protein is encoded by the coding sequence ATGAACGCGTTAGATTTCTTGGCACAACTGAGTCATGTGAAGGCAATCAATAAATGGACTGATACGTCGCTCGATCAATTGCTAGAATTGCTTAAAGGTGCATTTCCGCTTGCTAGACTCCCACCTTCAACCTATGAAACCAAGAAGATAATGAAAAAGGTTGGGCTAGGATACAGATCGATTCATGTTTGTAAGAACGATTGTTGTTTATTTTGGGGGAAAGATAACCAAGATCCGCAACATTGTCCCAAATGTAAAGCAAGCAGATGGAAGGATGCAAACACTAAGGGGAAGAAAGTTGCCAACAAGGTTATGCGTTACTTTCCATTAATTCCCAGACTAAAGCGTATTTATAGCTCAAGATACACTGCAAAAGATATGACATGGCATGCCACAGGGCGTTGCACGGAAGATGGTAAGCTACGTCACCCAGTGGATGGTACATCATGGAAAGACTTCGATTCAATGTATCCTGCTTTTGCTGCTGAACCTCAAAATGTTAGATTAGGGTTAGCAGCCGACAGTTTCAATCCATTTGGCAACATGAGTACTTCTTATAGCATGTGGCCAGTTATATTGACAACATATAATACGCCGCCTTGGTTATGTATGAAAGAGACTTCATTCATGTTGACATTGTTGATTCCCGTTCCCAAATCACCTGGGACAGATATTGATGTCTTTTTGAGGCCATTGGTTGCTGAATTGAAAACTCTTTGGTCGGATGGAGTCGTAACAAAAGATGTTGTCGCTAACAGCTTCTTCACAATGCGTGCAATGCTTTTATGGACCATCAATGATTTCCCTGCTCGTAGTAGTTTGTCTGGTTGGAGTGGCCAAGGTTACATGGCATGCCCAACATGTAATAAAGACACTCCATCTGAACCTGTCATTGGAAAAATTGAATATGTTGGTCATAGGATATATTTAGACAAGAATCATAAATGGAGGAAGGACAAGTCATTTAATGGTAAGTGGGAGACTAGAGATCCTCCTGGAAGAATAACCAATGATCAAATATGGGAAAAACTTAGTAATTTGCCTCCCCGTATTCCTGGTAAACATGTTGGTAAGAAGAGAAAACGTGACCCAAAGCTTGAATTTAATTGGTCCAAACGCTCTATCTTCTTCGAGCTTGAATATTGGTCTTTTAGTTCAACTAAAGCATAA